The DNA sequence CCCTCGACCGTCGAGAGCGCGCGTAGCATCCCAATCGTCACGCCGGCCGCCGATGCCGGCAAGGGGAGCGACACATGCCGCACGACCAGTACACGTTCGACGATCCGGTGACGCGTTATGCACGTGTGGATCCGCCCGTCCAGCACCAGCCGGAGCCGGGCATCCAAGCGTGGATGACGCCGGTGCCGGACCTCGGGGAGAAGACGTACCGCGGCACCGGCCGCCTGGCGGGCCGCCGTGCCCTCATCACCGGCGGGGATTCGGGCATCGGCGGCGCGACGGCGATCGCGTTCGCCCGGGAAGGGGCGGACGTCGTCATCGTGCACCTCGACGGGGAGCAGCCGGATGCCGAGCACATCCTGAGCGAGATCACCGCGGCGGGCCGCACAGGTGCCGCGATCGTCGCGGACATCTCGGATCGCGCCCGGAGCGCCGAGATCGTGGCGGAAGCCGTCGCGCATCTGGGCGGTCTGGACATCCTGGTGAACAACGCCGGCAAGCAGGTCGCGGTGCAGCGCGTCGAGGATCTCAGCGACGAACAGTTCGAGGCGACGTTCCGCACGAACGTCTTCGCACCGTTCTGGCTCATCAAGGCAGCACTCCCCCATCTGCAGCCCGGCGCGACCATCATCAACACTGCCTCCCTCGAGGCCTACGTCCCGGCGCCGGACCGCCTGGACTACGCCGCGACGAAAGCCGCGATCAACAACCTCTCGAAGGGACTCGCGCAGCAGCTCGCGCCGCGCGGCATCCGGGTCAACGTCGTCGCGCCCGGACCGACCTGGACCGCACTCCAGGTCTCGGACGGCGTCTCCGACGAGCAGATGGCTGCCTTCGACGAGGAGAATGAGTACAAGCGGGCCGGCCAGCCGGCGGAGATCGCACCGGCCTTCGTCTTCCTGGCATCGGCCGAATCGAGCTACGTCTCGGGCGAGACGCTCAATGTCAACGGCGGCATGGTCACCCCGTGACTCCTGGAGAACGAACACCCTCTCCTCCCACCGTCTACGCCCTGCACGGCCTCGGCGGCAGCGGCGCCTGGTTCGGTGCCGTCCGCGAACACCTCGCTGACGACATCCGCCTGATCACGATCGACCTCCCGGGCTTCGGCGACGCGGTGGACGTCTCGGGTATCTCGCTCCCTGAGATGGCCGATCACGTCCTGGCGGCGATCGCCCGCGACGGGAGCCCGCGCTGGGTGCTCCTCGGGCACAGTATGGGCGGCAAGGTCGCCGCCCTCGTCGCGCGGCGCGCGCTCTCGGGTGAGGCTCCGGTGTTCGGACTCACCGGGCTCGTGCTCCTCGCGCCGTCACCGACCCTTCCCGAGCCGATGTCCGAATCCAAACGCGCGGAGATGCTCGGCTGGGCCGCAGACGGCCCGATCAGCGCGGGCGACGCCCGCGGGTTCCTCGACGCGAACACCGCCCGACCGCTTCGCACGGATCTGGCCGATCGGGTGATCGCCGACGTGCGACACACGGCCACGGCCGCCTGGCGCGCGTGGCTCGAGACGGGAAGCCGCGCCGACCTCACGCGCGAGGTGGGCTCCCTGAACCTTCCCGCGATCGTGCTCGGCGGCGAGGACGATGATGATCTGAGCGCCGACGCCCAGCCGCGCCTGGCCTCCCCGACTTTTCCCCGGGCGCGGTTCCGGCGCCTGCCGGACACCGGTCACCTCATCGCGCAGGAACGACCCACAGAGGTCGCGGCAGCGATCGCCGACCTGATCGCGGAGGTGTCGGCATCCGCCCCGCTCGTTCCCGACGAGTGGTCCCGGTTGATCGCCTCCCCGCGCATCGAGCCGAGAGTCCGCGCCGCACTGGCAGCCCGGGCGATCGCCGACGACCCGTCGTACGCCCCGCGCGCGCTGACCCCTCGCCAGCTGAATACCCTGCGACTCCTCGCTGATGTCGTCGTGCCGCAGCCCACGGGCGGACGGATCGACCTCGCTGCGCGGCTCGACCGACAGCTCGCCGCCGGCGACGGAGACGGGTGGCGCCCCGCGGACCTGCCCCCGGACGCGATCGCCGCCCGACTTGCGCTCGACGCGCTCGAAGAAGAGGCAGCGGCGAGCGCGCGAGCGACGGTCGAGGCCCTCGTATCGGGCACGAGCACCCCCGGAGGCTCCGCCTTGTCGGCCACCCAGCTGCAGGCATGGTTCGAAGACGTCCGGGTCGACCTGGTGCGGCACTGGCTCGCGCATCCCGCCTCTCTCGCCCGCACCGGGTACGACGTGTTCGCCTCACGCGGAGGACCTCAGCCGCTGGGCTTCACGGTGCTGGGCGCCGGTGCACGCGCGGCGTGGGAGCCTGCCGAGTTCGGATCGGAAGAGACAGACCGCGAGGGCGCCGCATGATCGGGCAGCTCGCGATCGACACCACGGACATGCGGCGCTTCGCCCCCGGCACCGAGGTCGACGTCGTCGTGGTCGGCACGGGCGCAGGCGGCGCGCCGGTGCTCGCGGAGCTCGCCGCCGCCGGGCTCGACGTGGTCGCCCTCGAGGCCGGTCCGTTCTTCGACCCCTTCCGCCACACGCCCGATGAGACCGACGCCGCCGAGATCAATTGGATGGACGAGCGACTCTCCGCCGGCGCGGATCCGACCGCGTTCGGCCCGAACAACTCCGGCCGCGGAGTCGGCGGCTCGACACTGCATTGGGGAGCGTTCACCCCCCGGCCCGATGCCGGTCAGCTGCGCCTGCGAACCCAGTCCGGTCAGGGTCGCGACTGGCCGCTGTCCCTCGACGAGCTCGCTCCCTTCCTGCTCCGCGCCGAAGCCGACCTCGGGGTGAGCGGCCCAGCCGCCTATCCGTGGGATCCGTCACGCCGCTACGCGTACCCACCGGCGGCACGCAACGCCTCGGCCGACCGGATGGCCGACGGATGCTCCTTGCTCGGCATCCGCGCGACGGACGCACCCGCCGCCGTGCTGACCCGCGAGCGTCACGAGCACGGGCAGACCCGTGGGGCATGCATCTCGTGCGGGACCTGTCACCAGGGCTGCCGCACGGGAGCGAAGGCGTCAATGGGCACGACCTACCTGTCCGCCGCGGTCCGATCGGGTGCCGAGATCCGTGCCGATGCGTTCGTCCACACGGTCGAGACGGATGCCGCAGGGCGCGTGACCGCAGTGGTGTACCGCCAGGGGGACACCGACGTGCGCCAGTCATGCCGCGCGCTGGTGCTCGCGGCCGGGGGCGTGGAGACGCCGCGTCTGCTGCTGCACAACGCCCTCGCGAACTCCAGCGGGCAGGTCGGCCGGAACTTCCTCGCGCACCCCGCCACGCAGGTGTGGGGCACGTTCGACACGCCGCAGCGCAGCTATCGGGGCTATCCGTCCTCGTTGATCACCGAGGACTTCCTGCACCCCACCGACGCGGACTTCGCGGGCGGCTATCTGATCCAGAGTCTCGGAGTCATGCCGCTCACGTATGCGACGAGCCTGGTGCGCGGGGGTGGGCTGTGGGGCGACGAGCTCATGTCCGCTCTCGAGGCCGCCCGCTTCACCGCCGGACTCGGGATCAACGGCGAGTGCCTGCCGAGCGAGGACAACCTCCTCGAGCTGAGCGACGAGATCGACCGATTCGGGGTGCCGCGCGCACGGGTTTCGTTCACCGCCGCGGACAACGAGAAGGCGCTGTCACGTCACGCGGTCGCGGTGATGACCCGCATCCTCGAGGCGGCAGGCGCCACAGCGACGCGCGTGCTCGAGCGCACCGCGCACACCCTCGGCACGTGCCGGATGAGCGATGACCCGAGTGACGGGGTCGTCGACCGCTACGGGCGCAGCCACGACATCGACAACCTCTGGATCGCCGACAACTCGACCTTCCCGAGCGCCCTGATCGCGAACCCCGCGCTGACGCAGGTCGCGCTCGCGCTGCGGACGGCGGAGCGGATGCTGGCCCCGCAGCCCTGACCGGGCGCGAGGTCAGTGCCCGGCGAGCTTCCGGGCCGGCGTGACATCGGTGATCGTGAGCGCGGCACTGATGACCGCGAGGTGGCTCAGCGCCTGAGGAAGATTTCCCCAGAAGGCGCCGTCGTCCGCGGCGATCATCTCGCTGTAGATCCCGACGTCGTTCGCGTGGCCGACCAGCTCGTCCATCGCGGCGATGGCCTCATCGTGCCGACCGACGCACGCGAGTGCCCCCGCCCGCCAGAAGGCCGACGCGACGAATGTGTGCTCCTCATCCGCCATGCCCGTATAGCGGTAGATCAGCGCGCCTTCCCCGAGCGCGTCGGTCAGCGCGTCGATCGTGCGCGACATCCGCTCGCCGCGGTCGAAACCGCTCTCGGCATGCAGGAGCACCGAGGTATCCAGGCGCGGGGAGCCGGGCATCATCGTGTACGCGCCGAGATCCTCGGACCAGCACTCCTCACGGACCCACAGCGCGATCCGATCGCGCTCCGTCTCCCACCGCTCGCTCGATCCCATGATCGCGCCGACCTCGGCCAGGTGCACGGCATCGCGCAACGCCTGCCAGCATCCCATCTTCGACGAGGTGTAGTGCTCGAGCTCCGGCAGCTCCCACATGCCCGAGTCCCGGTTGCGCCACAGGTCGCACGTCTCGTCCGCCAGGCGGGCGAGGAGCCGCCCGGTGTCGGCGTCCAGCACGTTTCCGGCATCCACATAGGTCCGGCAGACGGCGAAGAGGTCGCCGTAGACCCCCAGCTGCAGCTGATCGTGCGCGGGGTTTCCCGAGACGACCGGTCCGATGCCGCGCCATCCGGGCGCGTCGTACTCCGTCGTGCCGTCGACGGCGTCGCCGCGGAGGGTGTACATGACGCCGAGCTGACCGTCGTGTCGCCGGATGGTCCTGATCAGCCAGGAGATCGCGGCGTGGGTCTCCTCCCGCAGCCCGAAGCGGACGAGGGCGTGAGCGGTGTACGCGAGGTCGCGCACCCACGCGAACCGGTAGTCCCAGTTCTTGCCTCCGTCCGGATTCTCGGGGAGCGAGGTCGTGGCCGCTGCGGCGATCGCCCCGGTGGGGGCGTAGACCAGGAGCTTGAGCGCGAGGGCACTGCGCTGCACGGTGTCCGCCCATGGCCCCTCGTACGAGAACTCCCGGGACCACTCCCGCCAGCCCGCGATCGTGCGGTCCAGACTCGCGTCCAGGTGCGCGATGTCGGGGACGTGCAAGGGCTCGTCGTGCGTGGAGACCACTCCCAGCACGTGGCGCGACCCGGCGCCCGTCACGAACGTCCCCCGAACGGCGGGGAACGGGAATTCGTCGCCGCCGGCCCGCATGGCGCCGACCCCGTCTCCGAGCACGGCGAGCGTGGTCGAACCCACCTGCAGCAGCTGTGTGCCACCGTGCTTCTGCACCCACGGCGACGCGGTCCGCAGACGGGTCCCCGGTCGGACCGCCCAGCGGAAGCGCACCTCGCCGCTCACGCCCTCGATCCGCCGGACGAGCTGCGCCCACGGCAGCCGCCCGGCGACGCCGGTGACGAGCGCATCGGTCACGCGCGCCGAACCGGTCTGCGTCGTGAACGTCGTCCGCAGCACGTTCGTGCCGCCGACGTAGCTGCGCCGCACCGAGTACTCCCCCTCGGGGGCGAGCTCGAGGCAGCCGCCGTGGTCGTCGTCGATGATCCGCGCGAACACCGGCGTCGAGTCGAGGTTCGGCATCGGCAGCCAATCGATGCCCCCGTCGGCGGCGATGAGCGCCACGGTCCGACCGTCACCGATCGCGGCGTAGGTGCGCAGATCGGTGCGGTCGGCCGGCGAAGGATGGGCGGCGTGCCCGCGTGACGGCATCCGGCGATCAGGTCAGGGTCATGCCGCCGGTGACGGCGATGACCTCTCCGAGGACGTAGCTGGACTCCTGCGACGCGAGGAAGACGTAGGCCGGCGCGAGCTCGACAGGCTGACCGGCACGCCCGATCGGAGTCTGCTCGCCGAAGCTCTCGATCTTCTCGGTCGGCACGAACGCCGGCTGAAGCGGCGTCCAGATCGGTCCCGGAGCGACGCCATTCACGCGGATGCCGCGCTCGATGAGCTGCTGCGCCGTCGCGCGGACCCAGTTCGCGATCCCCGCTTTCGACACCGCGTACTCGGCCAGCGACGGCGAGGGGTCGAAGCCCTGGATGCTGGAGGTCGCGATGATCGCCGAGCCCGGCTTCAGGTGCGGGGATGCCGCCTTGGTCATCCAGAACAGCGGATAGATGTTGACCTTGAGCACTTCGTCGAGCGTCGCGGTCTCGAAGTCGTCGATGCTGTCCACCGTCGGCATCGCGCCGGCGTTGATCACGAGGATGTCCAGCCCGCCCAGCTCGGCGACCGTCTTGTCGACGATGTCGATGTTGTACTGCTCCTGCTGCAGGTCTCCGGGAAGCAGGATCGCTTTCCGACCCTCCGCCCGGACGAGCTCGGCGACCTCTTCGGCCTGCGTCTGTTCTTCCGGGAGGTACGAGAGCGCGACGTCCGCACCCTCGCGGGCATAGGCGATCGCGACCGCGCGGCCGATGCCGGAGTCCGCACCGGTGATCAGCGCCCGGCGACCCGGGAGCCGGCCGAAGCCGACGTAGGAGGTCTCGCCGTGATCGGGCGCCGGATCCATCTTGTGGATGTCGCCCGGACCGTCCTGCTGCTGCGGGGGGAACGGAGGGCGGGGGAACTGCGTCGTCGGGTCCTGCATCGCGTACATGTCGGTCATGTCGTCACCGTTCGGGCACGCCGATCAGGCGCGCCCTCCTTTCGATCGGAATGGGGCGTCGGGGGTGATGCGGGGGTGGATCAGCTGCGCGGAACCCGGTTC is a window from the Microbacterium lacus genome containing:
- a CDS encoding alpha/beta hydrolase — translated: MTPGERTPSPPTVYALHGLGGSGAWFGAVREHLADDIRLITIDLPGFGDAVDVSGISLPEMADHVLAAIARDGSPRWVLLGHSMGGKVAALVARRALSGEAPVFGLTGLVLLAPSPTLPEPMSESKRAEMLGWAADGPISAGDARGFLDANTARPLRTDLADRVIADVRHTATAAWRAWLETGSRADLTREVGSLNLPAIVLGGEDDDDLSADAQPRLASPTFPRARFRRLPDTGHLIAQERPTEVAAAIADLIAEVSASAPLVPDEWSRLIASPRIEPRVRAALAARAIADDPSYAPRALTPRQLNTLRLLADVVVPQPTGGRIDLAARLDRQLAAGDGDGWRPADLPPDAIAARLALDALEEEAAASARATVEALVSGTSTPGGSALSATQLQAWFEDVRVDLVRHWLAHPASLARTGYDVFASRGGPQPLGFTVLGAGARAAWEPAEFGSEETDREGAA
- a CDS encoding SDR family oxidoreductase, with the protein product MPHDQYTFDDPVTRYARVDPPVQHQPEPGIQAWMTPVPDLGEKTYRGTGRLAGRRALITGGDSGIGGATAIAFAREGADVVIVHLDGEQPDAEHILSEITAAGRTGAAIVADISDRARSAEIVAEAVAHLGGLDILVNNAGKQVAVQRVEDLSDEQFEATFRTNVFAPFWLIKAALPHLQPGATIINTASLEAYVPAPDRLDYAATKAAINNLSKGLAQQLAPRGIRVNVVAPGPTWTALQVSDGVSDEQMAAFDEENEYKRAGQPAEIAPAFVFLASAESSYVSGETLNVNGGMVTP
- a CDS encoding glycoside hydrolase family 15 protein, whose translation is MPSRGHAAHPSPADRTDLRTYAAIGDGRTVALIAADGGIDWLPMPNLDSTPVFARIIDDDHGGCLELAPEGEYSVRRSYVGGTNVLRTTFTTQTGSARVTDALVTGVAGRLPWAQLVRRIEGVSGEVRFRWAVRPGTRLRTASPWVQKHGGTQLLQVGSTTLAVLGDGVGAMRAGGDEFPFPAVRGTFVTGAGSRHVLGVVSTHDEPLHVPDIAHLDASLDRTIAGWREWSREFSYEGPWADTVQRSALALKLLVYAPTGAIAAAATTSLPENPDGGKNWDYRFAWVRDLAYTAHALVRFGLREETHAAISWLIRTIRRHDGQLGVMYTLRGDAVDGTTEYDAPGWRGIGPVVSGNPAHDQLQLGVYGDLFAVCRTYVDAGNVLDADTGRLLARLADETCDLWRNRDSGMWELPELEHYTSSKMGCWQALRDAVHLAEVGAIMGSSERWETERDRIALWVREECWSEDLGAYTMMPGSPRLDTSVLLHAESGFDRGERMSRTIDALTDALGEGALIYRYTGMADEEHTFVASAFWRAGALACVGRHDEAIAAMDELVGHANDVGIYSEMIAADDGAFWGNLPQALSHLAVISAALTITDVTPARKLAGH
- a CDS encoding GMC family oxidoreductase, which codes for MIGQLAIDTTDMRRFAPGTEVDVVVVGTGAGGAPVLAELAAAGLDVVALEAGPFFDPFRHTPDETDAAEINWMDERLSAGADPTAFGPNNSGRGVGGSTLHWGAFTPRPDAGQLRLRTQSGQGRDWPLSLDELAPFLLRAEADLGVSGPAAYPWDPSRRYAYPPAARNASADRMADGCSLLGIRATDAPAAVLTRERHEHGQTRGACISCGTCHQGCRTGAKASMGTTYLSAAVRSGAEIRADAFVHTVETDAAGRVTAVVYRQGDTDVRQSCRALVLAAGGVETPRLLLHNALANSSGQVGRNFLAHPATQVWGTFDTPQRSYRGYPSSLITEDFLHPTDADFAGGYLIQSLGVMPLTYATSLVRGGGLWGDELMSALEAARFTAGLGINGECLPSEDNLLELSDEIDRFGVPRARVSFTAADNEKALSRHAVAVMTRILEAAGATATRVLERTAHTLGTCRMSDDPSDGVVDRYGRSHDIDNLWIADNSTFPSALIANPALTQVALALRTAERMLAPQP
- a CDS encoding SDR family oxidoreductase; translation: MTDMYAMQDPTTQFPRPPFPPQQQDGPGDIHKMDPAPDHGETSYVGFGRLPGRRALITGADSGIGRAVAIAYAREGADVALSYLPEEQTQAEEVAELVRAEGRKAILLPGDLQQEQYNIDIVDKTVAELGGLDILVINAGAMPTVDSIDDFETATLDEVLKVNIYPLFWMTKAASPHLKPGSAIIATSSIQGFDPSPSLAEYAVSKAGIANWVRATAQQLIERGIRVNGVAPGPIWTPLQPAFVPTEKIESFGEQTPIGRAGQPVELAPAYVFLASQESSYVLGEVIAVTGGMTLT